The genomic region GGCGAGCCCCGGGCTCGTCCGGGAGTCGCTCATGACTGCTGTGGCCCTCGTGTCGGTCGTCGTCGCGGCCTCGCCCTGGACGCGCCGCCTCCGGCGCGTCTGATCCCGAGGCGCCTACGCGCCGTCGGGCGTGAACGACAGCGAGATCGAATTCATGCAGTAGCGGTCGCCGGTCGGCGTGCCGAAGCCGTCGGGGAAGACGTGCCCCAGGTGCGAGCCGCACGAGGCGCACCGGACCTCGGTGCGCACCATCCCGTGGCTGCGGTCCTCGATGAGCTCCACGGCCTCGGGGCGGACGGACTCGTAGAAGCTCGGCCACCCGCAGTGCGAGTCGAACTTGGTGCCGCTCATGAACAGCTCGGCGTCGCACGCGGCGCACGTGTAGAGGCCGGCCCGCTGCTCATCGAGCAGCTCGCCCGTCCAGGCGCGCTCGGTGCCCGCCTGACGCAGCACCGCGTACTGGTCGGCGGAGAGGCGCTCCCGCCACTGGTCGTCGCTGTACTCGACGTCGTACGTCATTGATCCTCCTCGGTCGTCTCCATTCAACAGCAGCCCGCGCGCCGCTGTTCCGCGCCCGCTGGGCGTCTGCCGGGAGAATGGGAGCCGATGAGCACCGATGAGCACGAGGTCGTCGAACGGTACCGGCGCTTCGCCCGCGACGAGGCCCCCGGCCGCAGCGCGCTGTACGCCGAATGGGCCGCCGGCGTGGCGGCGGACCCCGTGACGGCCGGGCTCCTCGCGCGCATCCCCGCCGTACGCCGGCAGCCGCCGCTCGTGTTCGCGATCGCCCGCATGCTGGGCGCTCCCGAGGCGGCGTATCCGGAGTGGGCGGCATGGCTCGGCGTGCACATCGACGCGGTCGTCGGCGAGGCATCGCGCCGGTCGCTGCAGACGAACGAGCCGCTGCGCTGCGCGGCGCTCCTGCCCGCTCTGTCGATGATCCCCGGGCCCATCGCGCTCCTGGAGCTCGGCGCGAGCGCCGGGCTGTGCCTGCATCCGGACCGCTACTCGTACCGGTACGACGGCGGACCCGACCTCGATCCGCCCACCGGGCCCTCGCCCGTCGTGCTGTCGTCGCGGCTGACGGGGCCCGCCGCCGTGCGGATGCCCGAGATCGTGTGGCGCGGCGGGATCGATCTCGCCCCGCTGGACCCGCGCGACCGCGACGACCGGGCGTTCCTCCAGGCGCTCGTGTGGCCGGGGGAGGCCGGGCGCGCCGAGCGCATCCGGCGCGCCCTCGACATCGCCGCGGCCCATCCCGCGCCGATCGCCGCGGGTGACGCCTCGTACCCGGACGTGCTGCACGCCGCCGTCTCGGCGGCACCCCGGGGCGCCACGCTCGTCGTGGCGACCCCGGGCGTGCTGCCGCACATCCCGCGCCAGGCGCGCGAGCGGCTGATCGACATGCTCGCCCGAGGACCGTGGCGATGGGTGACGATCGATCCCGCCGGCCTCCACGACGCGTGGCGCCCGCGCCTCGACGCCGCCGGCTGGGGCGGCTTCGTGCTGGGGCTGGATGCGCGAGCGCTGGCCGCCGTCGATCCGCTCGGCGCATCCGTGGAGTGGCGCGCGGGATCTCCGCCGGCACGCGGTTAGCGTGGGGATGTGCCCCTCAGCGACCGCGACCGCGCCCTGCTCGACTTCGAGAACGCGTGGATGCGTCACGCCGGCGCGAAGGAGGAGGCGATCCGCGCCGACCTCGGCATGTCGCCGGCGCGGTACTACCAGCTGCTGGGCCGGCTGATCGACTCGGCCGACGCCCAGGCGCACGATCCGATGCTCGTGGGGCGGCTGCGACGGCTGCGCGACGAGCGCGGGCCGAGGACCACCGCGCGCGCCGGGTAACATCGTGGGGTGCCACAGACCTCCTTCCCCAGGGATCGCTTCGACGACCTGCCCGAGGACGGTGGCCGTGTCGGCGCGCATCGCGCCGAGCAGCCGCACCTGCACGGCTGGACCCTCTTCTTCTGGGCCGTCGCTGCAACCGTCGTCCTGACGCTCGTCGGAGTGTTCGCCACGATGATCGCGTCCGGTCGCATCCAGCTCGTGCCCGAGCCCGAGCCGACGGTCGCCGCGACCCCCGTAGAGGCCGTGGAGCCGGTCGTGGACACGTCCTACCAGGTGCTGATCCTCAACGCGACGCCCCAGGAGGGACTGGCGACGCAGACGAGGGACGTCGTGCTCGGCGCCGGCTGGGCAGCCTCCGACGTGACCGCCGGCGAGGCCGGCAGCCAGGACTTCGCCGAGACGACCGTGTACTACCTCTCCGACGAGGACGAGGCCGCGGCACTCGGGCTCGCCGATGTGATCGGCGGAGCGCGCACCGAGCAGAGCGACGTCTACCAGGTCGCCGTCGAGGGCGCCTCGCAGCTGACGGTCGTGCTGGGTCTGGATCGCATCGAGGACTCCGCGAGCGCGACGCCCGAGCCCTGAGCCGCACCGCGCGTGTTTCGTGCCCGTAAACACTTCGCGGCATGCGTGTCAACACTTCGCCCGCGGGCGAATCTGTGAATTCTCCGATGAATACGATGGGCCCCAGTCCCACAGCAACAGGAGATTCGCATGACCCAGGGAACCGTCAAGTGGTTCAACGCCGAGAAGGGGTACGGCTTCATCACGGTCTCTGATGGCCGCGACGTCTTCGTCCACTACTCGAACATCGAGATGACCGGCTTCCGCGTCCTCGAGGAAGGCCAGACGGTGGAGTTCACCGTCGGGACCGGACAGAAGGGTCCGCAGGCCGAATCCGTCCGCATCGTCGCCTGACACCGCTTCTCACCGGCAGCGGGGCGCCCTTCGGGGTGCCCCGCTGCCGTCGTGTTGCGGCATCCTTCCCCGCGGCTTGCACTCGATAGGGGCGAGTGCCAGAATGTGTTAGCACTCCATCTTGTTGAGTGCTAAGTCCGAAAGCCACCGTCCGGGAGGGACGACACACTTATGGCAAAGATCATCGCTTTTGACGAGGAGGCCCGTCGCGGTCTCGAGCGCGGCCTGAACATCCTCGCCGACGCCGTCAAGGTGACCCTCGGCCCGCGCGGTCGCAACGTCGTGCTCGAGAAGAAGTGGGGCGCCCCCACCATCACGAACGACGGCGTGTCGATCGCCAAGGAGATCGAGCTCGAGGACGCGTACGAGAAGATCGGCGCGGAGCTCGTCAAGGAGGTCGCCAAGAAGACCGACGACGTCGCCGGTGACGGCACCACGACGGCCACCGTCCTGGCCCAGGCGCTCGTCCGCGAGGGCCTGCGCAACGTCGCGGCCGGCGCCGACCCCATCTCGCTGAAGAAGGGCATCGAGAAGGCCGTCAAGGCCATCACCGATGAGCTGCTGGCGAACGCCAAGGAGGTCGAGTCGAAGGAGCAGATCGCTGCGACCGCTTCGATCTCGGCGGCCGACACCGAGATCGGCGCTCTCATCGCCGAGGCCATCGACAAGGTGGGCAAGGAGGGCGTGGTCACGGTCGAGGAGTCGCAGACCTTCGGCACCGAGCTCGAGCTCACCGAGGGCATGCGCTTCGACAAGGGCTACCTGAACCCCTACTTCGTCACCGACCCGGAGCGCCAGGAGGCGGTCTTCGAGGACCCCTACATCCTGATCGCGAACCAGAAGATCTCGAACATCAAGGACCTTCTGCCGATCGTCGACAAGGTGATCCAGGACGGCAAGGAGCTCCTGATCATCGCCGAGGACGTCGAGGGCGAGGCTCTGGCGACCCTGGTGCTGAACAAGATCCGCGGCATCTTCAAGTCGGCCGCCGTCAAGGCACCCGGCTTCGGCGACCGTCGCAAGGCCCAGCTGCAGGACATCGCGATCCTCACCGGCGGCCAGGTCATCACCGAGGAAGTCGGTCTCAAGCTCGAGAACGCCACCCTCGACCTGCTCGGCCGTGCACGCAAGGTCATCATCACCAAGGACGAGACCACGATCGTCGAGGGCGCCGGTGAGCAGGAGCTCATCGAAGGCCGCG from Microbacter sp. GSS18 harbors:
- a CDS encoding LytR C-terminal domain-containing protein, whose amino-acid sequence is MPQTSFPRDRFDDLPEDGGRVGAHRAEQPHLHGWTLFFWAVAATVVLTLVGVFATMIASGRIQLVPEPEPTVAATPVEAVEPVVDTSYQVLILNATPQEGLATQTRDVVLGAGWAASDVTAGEAGSQDFAETTVYYLSDEDEAAALGLADVIGGARTEQSDVYQVAVEGASQLTVVLGLDRIEDSASATPEP
- a CDS encoding cold-shock protein; translation: MTQGTVKWFNAEKGYGFITVSDGRDVFVHYSNIEMTGFRVLEEGQTVEFTVGTGQKGPQAESVRIVA
- a CDS encoding DUF2332 domain-containing protein, with translation MSTDEHEVVERYRRFARDEAPGRSALYAEWAAGVAADPVTAGLLARIPAVRRQPPLVFAIARMLGAPEAAYPEWAAWLGVHIDAVVGEASRRSLQTNEPLRCAALLPALSMIPGPIALLELGASAGLCLHPDRYSYRYDGGPDLDPPTGPSPVVLSSRLTGPAAVRMPEIVWRGGIDLAPLDPRDRDDRAFLQALVWPGEAGRAERIRRALDIAAAHPAPIAAGDASYPDVLHAAVSAAPRGATLVVATPGVLPHIPRQARERLIDMLARGPWRWVTIDPAGLHDAWRPRLDAAGWGGFVLGLDARALAAVDPLGASVEWRAGSPPARG
- the msrB gene encoding peptide-methionine (R)-S-oxide reductase MsrB translates to MTYDVEYSDDQWRERLSADQYAVLRQAGTERAWTGELLDEQRAGLYTCAACDAELFMSGTKFDSHCGWPSFYESVRPEAVELIEDRSHGMVRTEVRCASCGSHLGHVFPDGFGTPTGDRYCMNSISLSFTPDGA
- a CDS encoding DUF3263 domain-containing protein → MPLSDRDRALLDFENAWMRHAGAKEEAIRADLGMSPARYYQLLGRLIDSADAQAHDPMLVGRLRRLRDERGPRTTARAG
- the groL gene encoding chaperonin GroEL (60 kDa chaperone family; promotes refolding of misfolded polypeptides especially under stressful conditions; forms two stacked rings of heptamers to form a barrel-shaped 14mer; ends can be capped by GroES; misfolded proteins enter the barrel where they are refolded when GroES binds), with product MAKIIAFDEEARRGLERGLNILADAVKVTLGPRGRNVVLEKKWGAPTITNDGVSIAKEIELEDAYEKIGAELVKEVAKKTDDVAGDGTTTATVLAQALVREGLRNVAAGADPISLKKGIEKAVKAITDELLANAKEVESKEQIAATASISAADTEIGALIAEAIDKVGKEGVVTVEESQTFGTELELTEGMRFDKGYLNPYFVTDPERQEAVFEDPYILIANQKISNIKDLLPIVDKVIQDGKELLIIAEDVEGEALATLVLNKIRGIFKSAAVKAPGFGDRRKAQLQDIAILTGGQVITEEVGLKLENATLDLLGRARKVIITKDETTIVEGAGEQELIEGRVTQIRREIDNTDSDYDREKLQERLAKLAGGVAVIKAGAATEVELKERKHRIEDAVRNAKAAVEEGIVPGGGVALIQAGTTAFDGLELVGDEATGANIVKVAIEAPLKQIALNAGLEPGVVANKVSELPAGHGLNAATGEYGDLFAQGIIDPAKVTRSALQNAASIAGLFLTTEAVVADKPEKAAPVPADPTGGMDF